The following are encoded in a window of Mycobacteroides chelonae CCUG 47445 genomic DNA:
- a CDS encoding quinone oxidoreductase family protein produces the protein MKAAVVHEWGQQPAYTDFPDPQPTDGAEVVTVEASALTNLTRAVISGKHYSSKEISLPAIAGVDGVVRLANGKRVYSGSLAPYGMMAERTVVYPAGAVEVPEHVDSVIAAAIPNPGISAWLALSHGAAVQPGQHVLVLGATGVTGSLAVQLAKSVFGAGHVTVAGRNAERLDWLRTVGADDVITLGSDDLAEGITARHTERPFDAVLDYLWGSPAEQTLNALAASHPSAHFHATRFVQIGAMTGETISVNASTLRSTGITLSGVGIGSVPPEALLQARAEALPKLFAMVDGGDLQLQTLARPLADIATVWAAKEPSGVRVVVTP, from the coding sequence ATGAAGGCAGCAGTCGTACATGAATGGGGGCAGCAGCCCGCATACACCGACTTCCCGGACCCGCAGCCCACCGACGGCGCCGAGGTCGTCACCGTCGAGGCATCGGCCCTGACCAACCTGACCCGGGCCGTCATCTCCGGAAAGCACTACAGCAGCAAGGAGATCAGCCTTCCCGCGATCGCCGGAGTCGACGGTGTCGTGCGGCTGGCCAATGGCAAGCGGGTGTACAGCGGATCACTCGCGCCGTACGGGATGATGGCCGAACGCACCGTCGTGTACCCGGCGGGTGCCGTCGAGGTGCCCGAACACGTCGATTCAGTGATAGCCGCCGCGATCCCCAACCCGGGAATATCGGCCTGGTTGGCCCTGTCCCATGGTGCCGCCGTCCAGCCCGGTCAGCACGTGCTGGTGCTCGGAGCCACCGGGGTGACCGGCTCGCTGGCGGTGCAGCTCGCGAAATCGGTGTTCGGCGCCGGGCACGTGACGGTCGCGGGCCGTAACGCCGAGCGGTTGGACTGGCTGCGCACGGTGGGAGCCGATGACGTCATCACGCTAGGCAGCGATGACCTCGCCGAGGGCATCACCGCGCGGCACACGGAACGCCCATTCGATGCGGTACTGGATTATCTGTGGGGCTCCCCCGCCGAGCAGACCCTGAACGCGCTGGCGGCCAGCCACCCGTCAGCACATTTCCACGCCACCCGCTTCGTGCAGATCGGCGCGATGACCGGGGAGACGATCAGCGTGAATGCTTCCACCTTGCGCAGCACCGGCATCACGTTGTCCGGCGTAGGGATCGGCAGCGTGCCACCCGAAGCTCTACTGCAGGCACGCGCCGAGGCGTTGCCGAAGCTTTTCGCCATGGTCGACGGTGGTGACCTGCAGCTACAGACGCTGGCCCGGCCGCTGGCCGATATCGCGACCGTCTGGGCGGCAAAGGAGCCGTCCGGGGTGCGAGTGGTGGTTACTCCGTAA
- a CDS encoding M4 family metallopeptidase, with amino-acid sequence MCNRFIIPPAVLTRLAEDGDIAEDSRVALLDTAASELSWRTLRNAHTRATRTASGNTVSAAITALAKVPETPVFDCRQTTSLPGVAVADPATSKDPTVQRAFTETADVVRFYRECFGRNSVDNAGMTLISSVHYGVKYANAFWNGSQMAYGDGDGQLFLDFTKANDVIGHELTHGVTQFTAGLNYENEAGALNESVSDVFGSMFRQWQAGQTADKADWLIGKDILGPRALAKGYTCLRDLADPAAEHCLSPQPAHYRDYVPGSDPHDGSGIPNHAFYLAATTHGAKSWEAVGTVWYEALTSPKARKNMTFKAFAKLTRQIAAARPGADSPASAVDDAWTEVGF; translated from the coding sequence ATGTGCAACCGTTTCATCATCCCCCCGGCCGTACTGACGCGACTGGCTGAGGATGGTGACATCGCCGAAGACTCACGGGTCGCGCTGCTGGACACCGCGGCATCCGAATTGTCTTGGCGTACCTTGCGTAATGCGCACACGCGAGCCACCCGGACAGCAAGCGGCAATACCGTCAGCGCCGCCATCACGGCACTGGCCAAGGTCCCCGAAACGCCGGTGTTCGATTGCCGGCAGACCACCTCGCTGCCGGGTGTCGCAGTGGCCGATCCGGCCACCTCTAAGGACCCCACCGTCCAGCGGGCGTTCACCGAAACGGCTGACGTCGTGCGGTTCTACCGGGAGTGCTTCGGGCGCAACTCCGTTGACAACGCCGGCATGACGCTGATCTCGTCCGTCCACTACGGCGTCAAGTACGCCAACGCGTTCTGGAACGGTTCGCAGATGGCCTACGGCGACGGTGACGGCCAGTTGTTTCTGGACTTCACCAAGGCCAACGATGTGATCGGTCATGAACTGACACACGGGGTTACGCAATTCACCGCGGGTCTGAACTACGAGAACGAGGCCGGGGCACTGAACGAGAGTGTCTCGGATGTCTTCGGTTCGATGTTCCGGCAATGGCAGGCAGGGCAGACCGCAGACAAGGCCGACTGGCTGATCGGCAAGGACATCCTGGGCCCGCGCGCGCTCGCCAAGGGATACACCTGCCTACGTGATCTGGCCGATCCCGCTGCCGAGCACTGTCTTTCGCCGCAACCCGCCCACTATCGCGACTATGTACCCGGCAGCGATCCGCATGACGGCAGCGGCATCCCCAACCACGCCTTCTACCTTGCGGCCACCACGCACGGCGCCAAATCCTGGGAGGCAGTGGGGACGGTCTGGTACGAGGCGCTGACCAGCCCGAAGGCGCGCAAGAACATGACATTCAAGGCTTTCGCCAAACTCACCCGGCAGATCGCGGCCGCCCGGCCCGGTGCCGACTCACCCGCCAGCGCAGTCGACGACGCCTGGACCGAAGTCGGGTTCTAG
- a CDS encoding acyl-CoA dehydrogenase family protein, whose amino-acid sequence MTFSSEHDDFRSTVRRYIEEKINPHVDEWEREQMMPLHDVIADMAKLGLVGLEYDPEYGGQGADHLFTLVLAEELGRVDHGSFPMAFGVHIAMATPSLHKHGTDALKREFLAPALQGEQIAAIAVTEPDAGSDVAGIKTHARRDGDDWVINGSKMFITNSVQADWLCVLARTSDEGGYAGMSQIIVPTKTPGYQVRKLDKLGMHASDTGLITFDDVRVPVSNTIGEIGRGFQQQMSQFVMERMFGAYGIPASVNRALQRTKEYALARHVFGKPLTKNQHLAYQYAGLAARADMLEVYNRDIAERYMAGENVTRKVTIAKLTAGPLVREAGDWCLQVHGGMGYMTETWTSRFFRDQRLLSIGGGADEVMMRVLSQIDGFS is encoded by the coding sequence ATGACGTTCTCGTCCGAGCACGACGATTTCCGCAGTACCGTCCGCCGGTACATCGAGGAGAAGATCAACCCCCACGTCGACGAGTGGGAACGCGAGCAGATGATGCCGCTGCACGACGTGATCGCCGATATGGCCAAACTGGGGCTGGTCGGCCTCGAGTACGACCCCGAATACGGCGGACAGGGCGCCGATCACCTCTTCACGCTGGTGCTGGCCGAGGAACTGGGCCGGGTGGACCATGGCTCCTTCCCGATGGCTTTCGGAGTCCACATCGCGATGGCGACTCCCTCACTGCACAAGCACGGCACCGACGCACTCAAGCGCGAATTCCTGGCTCCGGCGCTGCAGGGCGAGCAGATCGCCGCGATCGCGGTGACCGAGCCCGACGCCGGATCCGATGTGGCCGGCATCAAGACCCACGCCCGCCGCGACGGCGACGACTGGGTGATCAACGGCTCAAAGATGTTCATCACCAACTCGGTTCAGGCCGACTGGCTGTGTGTGCTGGCCCGCACCTCCGATGAGGGCGGATACGCGGGGATGAGCCAGATCATCGTCCCGACCAAGACGCCCGGATACCAGGTGCGCAAGCTCGACAAGCTGGGCATGCACGCCTCCGACACCGGTCTGATCACCTTCGACGACGTGCGGGTGCCGGTGTCCAACACCATCGGCGAAATCGGCCGCGGGTTCCAGCAGCAGATGTCGCAGTTCGTCATGGAACGCATGTTCGGCGCCTACGGCATACCCGCCAGCGTGAACAGGGCGTTGCAGCGCACCAAGGAATACGCGTTGGCGCGCCATGTATTTGGCAAGCCACTGACCAAGAATCAGCATCTGGCCTATCAGTACGCGGGGCTGGCCGCGCGGGCCGACATGCTGGAGGTCTACAACCGCGATATCGCCGAGCGGTACATGGCGGGGGAGAACGTGACCCGCAAGGTCACCATCGCGAAGCTCACCGCCGGGCCGTTGGTTCGCGAGGCCGGTGACTGGTGTCTGCAGGTGCACGGCGGCATGGGATACATGACCGAGACGTGGACCTCGCGGTTCTTCCGCGATCAGCGTCTGCTCAGCATCGGCGGCGGCGCCGACGAGGTGATGATGCGGGTGCTGTCTCAGATCGACGGATTCTCCTGA
- a CDS encoding protealysin inhibitor emfourin: MVEYLIDRRGGFTGLPASGTCTDQSLDPEARRALDGLLDSPGSLPGDPGADRFTYTVTRVSGSDRTTRAIPESLLPDAVRQVVKERI, translated from the coding sequence ATGGTGGAGTACCTCATCGACAGACGGGGCGGATTCACCGGGCTTCCGGCCAGCGGTACGTGTACTGACCAGAGCTTGGACCCCGAGGCGCGACGTGCACTGGATGGACTGTTGGACAGCCCCGGGTCGCTTCCGGGCGACCCGGGTGCCGACCGCTTCACCTACACGGTGACCCGGGTCAGCGGGTCTGATCGGACCACACGGGCCATCCCGGAAAGCCTGCTTCCCGACGCCGTCCGGCAGGTCGTCAAAGAGCGCATCTGA
- a CDS encoding hemophore-related protein → MLLPSAVDARRVGRAFLVGTAAAAVMALTGFVPVSAADPDPEPVINCDAAGYQRVAAGVALATADYMDENPDVRDAYTRMKSDNVRPSEEVEAYLAGHPDVAASMSRLRQPLKDLMIRCGWGVPASQ, encoded by the coding sequence ATGCTGTTGCCTTCCGCTGTCGATGCCCGTCGAGTGGGTCGCGCTTTTCTTGTCGGTACGGCTGCGGCCGCAGTGATGGCACTAACGGGTTTCGTACCCGTCTCGGCGGCTGATCCTGACCCGGAACCCGTGATCAACTGTGATGCAGCCGGTTATCAGCGGGTGGCAGCGGGTGTTGCGCTGGCAACGGCCGATTACATGGACGAGAACCCTGATGTCCGGGATGCGTATACCCGTATGAAATCGGACAATGTCAGACCCAGTGAAGAGGTCGAGGCCTATCTTGCCGGGCATCCAGACGTGGCCGCCTCGATGTCGCGGCTACGCCAGCCATTGAAAGATCTCATGATTCGTTGCGGATGGGGCGTGCCTGCGTCACAGTGA
- a CDS encoding ABC transporter ATP-binding protein has protein sequence MTEVIRVRELTFTYPKSSEPAIRGMDFDVAAGEIFGFLGPSGAGKSTTQKLLIGLLRGHGGKAAVWGQEPRGWGKNYYQRIGVSFELPNHYQKLTALENLQFFASLYAGPTLDPMELLDSVGLADDAHTRAGAFSKGMQMRLTFVRALINDPELLFLDEPTSGLDPVNARKVKNIVLDLKARGRTIFLTTHDMATADELCDRVAFVVDGRIVALNSPAELKLEHGRRSVRVEYRGAAGELAGQDFPLDGLADDEAFHAVLRGHHVETVHSAEASLDDVFVAVTGRRLA, from the coding sequence GTGACCGAAGTGATCCGAGTGCGCGAACTCACCTTCACCTATCCCAAGTCGTCCGAACCTGCCATCCGCGGAATGGATTTCGATGTCGCCGCGGGGGAGATCTTCGGATTCCTGGGACCCAGCGGTGCCGGCAAGTCCACTACTCAGAAGCTGTTGATCGGTCTGCTGCGTGGGCACGGCGGAAAGGCGGCGGTATGGGGGCAGGAGCCGCGGGGGTGGGGTAAGAACTACTACCAGCGCATCGGCGTGTCGTTCGAGCTGCCCAACCACTACCAGAAGCTCACTGCACTGGAGAACCTACAATTCTTCGCCTCGTTATACGCGGGACCAACTCTCGACCCCATGGAGCTGTTGGACTCGGTGGGCCTGGCCGACGACGCGCACACCAGGGCGGGCGCCTTCTCGAAGGGCATGCAGATGCGGCTGACGTTTGTGCGTGCGCTCATCAACGATCCCGAGCTGCTGTTCCTGGACGAGCCGACCTCTGGGCTTGACCCGGTGAATGCCCGCAAGGTCAAGAACATAGTCCTCGATCTAAAAGCACGCGGCCGCACCATCTTTCTCACCACGCACGACATGGCGACCGCCGACGAGTTGTGCGACCGGGTGGCTTTTGTCGTGGACGGACGGATTGTTGCGTTGAATTCTCCCGCTGAGCTCAAACTTGAGCACGGTCGGCGTTCTGTGCGTGTCGAGTATCGCGGCGCTGCAGGGGAACTCGCCGGACAGGACTTCCCGCTGGACGGGCTGGCCGATGACGAGGCCTTCCACGCGGTGCTGCGTGGTCATCATGTGGAAACAGTCCACAGTGCGGAAGCCAGCCTCGACGACGTCTTCGTGGCCGTTACCGGACGGCGGCTGGCATGA
- a CDS encoding MarR family winged helix-turn-helix transcriptional regulator, with protein MKTKSALIASINALVGAVGDKFEPDEDSDAERDFMAQRCPPRMEHLIRTLPTLSLHLLAAIAEGPVSVVGLAARSGQLKGTVSKHVQRLVDAGWVERVPIPGNRKEIELIVTADGGAVVDVHNTLHEEMEHGVRDFLQRYSNADLQVVEKVLRDLLTSGRDGVRIVAAER; from the coding sequence ATGAAAACCAAGTCGGCGCTGATCGCCAGCATCAACGCGCTGGTCGGTGCGGTGGGGGACAAGTTCGAACCGGACGAGGACTCCGATGCTGAGCGCGATTTCATGGCGCAGCGGTGCCCACCCCGGATGGAACACCTCATCAGAACGCTGCCGACACTATCGCTACATCTGCTGGCGGCGATCGCCGAGGGGCCGGTCAGCGTGGTGGGTCTGGCGGCGCGCTCGGGCCAGCTCAAGGGCACGGTGTCCAAGCATGTGCAGCGGCTGGTGGACGCCGGCTGGGTCGAACGTGTGCCGATTCCCGGTAACCGCAAGGAGATTGAGCTCATCGTCACCGCAGACGGAGGCGCCGTCGTCGACGTGCACAACACCCTGCACGAGGAGATGGAGCATGGCGTGCGTGACTTCTTACAGCGTTACAGCAATGCCGACCTGCAGGTTGTCGAGAAGGTGCTGCGGGACCTACTGACCTCCGGCAGGGACGGTGTGCGGATCGTGGCGGCGGAGCGTTAG
- a CDS encoding MarR family winged helix-turn-helix transcriptional regulator yields MFNELIRLETELWNAVDARLRSELDLPLSWYEPMNIMAARECCRVQDIAGDLSITVGGASKLVDRIEAVGFCRRRPNPADKRSMIVELTPIGRGLLLRAHAVLDAELDRRMGEVLTGKVLEEFASTLVRLRAVSLTADTPCDVS; encoded by the coding sequence GTGTTCAACGAGCTGATCCGGCTCGAGACCGAGCTATGGAATGCGGTTGACGCTCGCTTGCGCTCCGAGCTTGACCTGCCGCTGTCGTGGTATGAGCCGATGAACATTATGGCCGCACGTGAATGCTGCCGTGTTCAGGACATAGCCGGTGATCTGTCCATCACGGTGGGCGGGGCCAGCAAGCTGGTGGACAGGATTGAGGCGGTGGGGTTCTGCCGACGGCGGCCCAACCCCGCGGACAAACGGTCGATGATTGTAGAACTGACGCCAATCGGCAGGGGTCTGTTGCTGCGTGCGCATGCAGTACTCGATGCAGAGCTCGATCGCAGGATGGGCGAGGTTCTTACGGGGAAAGTCCTCGAGGAATTCGCTTCGACGTTGGTGAGGCTTCGGGCGGTCAGCCTCACGGCCGATACCCCGTGCGACGTCAGTTGA
- a CDS encoding GMC family oxidoreductase has protein sequence MRSVIVVGGGSAGVVLASRLSMDPARSVTLIEAGPAYGSADFPSSVRDATRLGAFTGADWGYLSTKGKLDHEVHLYRGKILGGSSSVNGSVFIPPTREDIQRWRKAGADAFTVADFEEALSRSKVPVHTLGLDEISDMQRLFLESAAAVGLPKSPGFGTAHPGGYGPYPVNNIGGVRYNVALAYLTDAVWARPNLDIRGDTTVDRVLFDSEQPSRAVGVLLANRQRVFADEVILSAGAYGSPAILLRSGIGPAPDLARLGIGVVRDLPVGRGLQDHPFYYVAFGADPAKIGRQEPVIGGKVWTASSLAEPGELDLHITATHLIDQKASRTGSAFVLAVSVTRPDSRGSVTLASRDPDAAPVIDLNFLGEQRDTVRLIEGIRLAQKIAAAEPLASIITGNISPGSDATDSELIRDALSFLDTYHHPVATASIGPVGSEFGVVDTFGAVHGLEGLRVVDASIIPDAPSPATNPTVIGIAEVIARKVFDA, from the coding sequence ATGCGTAGCGTAATTGTGGTGGGCGGCGGTTCGGCGGGGGTGGTGTTGGCCAGTCGGCTGTCGATGGATCCCGCTCGCTCGGTCACCCTGATCGAGGCGGGACCCGCCTATGGAAGTGCCGACTTTCCCTCGTCGGTGCGGGACGCCACGCGTTTGGGTGCATTCACCGGAGCTGACTGGGGATACCTGTCTACCAAGGGCAAGCTCGATCACGAGGTGCACCTATACCGCGGGAAGATTCTCGGTGGCAGCTCCTCGGTAAATGGCTCCGTATTCATTCCGCCGACGCGGGAGGATATCCAGCGATGGCGCAAGGCCGGTGCGGACGCGTTCACGGTGGCTGATTTCGAGGAAGCACTGTCACGGTCCAAGGTGCCGGTTCATACCCTGGGGCTCGATGAGATAAGCGATATGCAGAGGCTTTTCCTGGAGTCGGCCGCCGCTGTCGGTCTACCGAAGAGCCCTGGCTTCGGTACAGCGCACCCCGGTGGCTACGGGCCGTATCCCGTGAACAACATCGGAGGTGTCCGCTACAACGTGGCGCTCGCATATCTCACGGATGCCGTATGGGCCCGGCCCAACCTCGACATTCGTGGTGACACAACGGTCGATCGGGTTCTGTTCGACAGCGAGCAGCCAAGCCGCGCAGTCGGTGTTCTGCTGGCGAATCGACAGAGGGTGTTTGCCGATGAGGTCATTCTCTCGGCGGGGGCTTACGGATCGCCCGCAATTCTCTTGCGATCCGGCATCGGGCCGGCTCCGGACTTGGCGCGGCTGGGTATCGGTGTCGTCAGGGACCTACCGGTGGGTCGGGGACTTCAAGACCATCCCTTCTATTACGTAGCGTTCGGTGCGGACCCCGCGAAGATCGGGAGACAAGAGCCCGTTATCGGGGGAAAGGTTTGGACCGCCAGTTCTCTAGCCGAACCAGGAGAACTGGACTTGCACATCACGGCCACCCATCTCATCGATCAGAAGGCCAGCCGGACGGGGTCGGCGTTTGTACTTGCCGTCTCGGTGACGAGACCGGACTCTCGCGGTTCAGTCACCTTGGCATCGAGGGATCCGGATGCGGCACCAGTGATCGACCTGAACTTCCTCGGGGAGCAGCGGGACACCGTGCGTCTCATCGAGGGAATCAGGTTGGCGCAGAAGATCGCTGCCGCTGAACCATTGGCCAGCATCATTACTGGCAATATCTCCCCGGGATCGGACGCGACTGACAGTGAACTTATCCGCGATGCCCTGAGTTTCCTGGATACCTATCATCATCCTGTTGCCACCGCATCGATCGGGCCCGTGGGGTCGGAGTTCGGGGTAGTCGACACCTTTGGTGCCGTGCATGGTCTCGAAGGCCTTCGAGTTGTGGACGCATCGATCATTCCTGATGCGCCGTCCCCGGCGACCAACCCGACCGTGATTGGGATAGCAGAAGTAATCGCACGCAAGGTTTTCGATGCGTGA
- a CDS encoding GbsR/MarR family transcriptional regulator: MDDSAEQLALMLTTHGMQRMTARVLTALLFSEEPTMTSSELSEQLQASSGAISTSVRMLTSVGLAERVPMPTSRRDHYRLRDNAWAVLFTNQNAVLSAMQEAATAGIAQTDMGSLARTRLTQMRDFYAFLLGEIPSLLDRWREQQP; the protein is encoded by the coding sequence GTGGATGACTCCGCCGAGCAGCTGGCGCTCATGCTGACGACCCACGGCATGCAACGCATGACCGCGCGGGTCCTCACAGCGCTCCTCTTCAGCGAGGAACCGACCATGACCTCCAGTGAGCTGTCCGAGCAGTTGCAGGCCAGCTCGGGCGCGATCTCGACGTCGGTACGCATGCTTACGTCGGTGGGCCTTGCCGAGCGGGTTCCGATGCCGACGAGCCGTCGCGATCACTATCGGCTCCGCGACAACGCCTGGGCGGTTTTGTTCACGAATCAGAACGCCGTCCTATCCGCCATGCAAGAGGCCGCCACAGCCGGGATTGCCCAGACGGATATGGGCAGCCTGGCTCGGACACGCCTCACGCAGATGCGTGATTTCTACGCCTTCCTGCTCGGCGAAATCCCTTCGCTGCTGGACCGATGGCGCGAGCAGCAGCCCTAA
- a CDS encoding glycogen/starch/alpha-glucan phosphorylase: MTHSAELDHDEHSRTGLNADTLQRAIIDHLRYSIGRPASVLTPAHYYRALALAVRDRMQQRWIASMQTYLDLSRKVAVYLSAEFLMGPQLGNNLLNLQIEQQARDALSALGQDLDEVLECEEEPGLGNGGLGRLAACYMDSLATLDRPAIGYGIRYEYGIFDQEIRDGWQVEKTDNWLDNGNPWEIAKPDLNFIVGWGGHTEQYLDEDGNFRARWVPQRFLKGIPYDTPIQGYGVNTCNTLTLWSARAVQSFELDAFNAGDYYKAVEDEVSSETVTKVLYPNDEPEAGKRLRLLQQHFFVSCSLQRVLHILEDVAERPVNELAEQFALQLNDTHPSIGVAELMRLLVDERGLGWDEAWEITVAAFGYTNHTLLPEALETWPLGLFAESLPRHLEIIYEINRRFLDEVRSRFPGDDARVRRMSLIGEEGGKSVRMAHLATVGSHAINGVAALHSELLKESVLKDFYELWPQRFSNKTNGVTPRRFLALANPGLRELLDDAIGEGWIADLDRLRELEPYAEDSSFRMQWREVKRLNKARLAEYVLATTGVDLDPNWMFDIQVKRIHEYKRQHLNVLHIVTLYQRLKQNPDLRIAPRAFIFGGKAAPGYFMAKRIIKLINAVAETVNNDPHVSQYLKVAFLPNFSVKSAHLIYPAADLSEQISTAGKEASGTGNMKFMLNGALTIGTLDGANVEMREEAGAENFFLFGLTVDEVQRLVHEGYRPEDFVELNDELRAVLDLIASGHFSGGDPSVFAPIVDSLRSHDPFLVLADYSSYIECQQRVSEAWHDVTAWTRMSILNTARGGKFSSDRAIAEYCEQIWGVQPVTVQV, from the coding sequence ATGACGCACTCTGCCGAGCTTGACCATGACGAGCACTCCCGCACCGGCTTGAATGCCGACACTCTGCAGAGAGCCATCATCGATCATCTGCGGTATTCGATCGGGCGCCCGGCAAGCGTGCTCACCCCCGCGCACTACTACCGCGCGTTGGCGCTCGCGGTCCGAGATCGCATGCAGCAGCGCTGGATTGCCAGCATGCAGACCTATCTGGATCTGAGCCGCAAGGTGGCGGTGTATCTGTCGGCGGAGTTCCTGATGGGGCCGCAGCTGGGCAACAACCTGCTCAACCTGCAGATCGAGCAGCAGGCGCGCGATGCTCTCTCGGCGTTGGGCCAGGACCTTGACGAGGTGCTCGAGTGCGAGGAAGAGCCGGGTCTGGGCAACGGCGGCCTGGGCCGGCTGGCGGCCTGCTACATGGACTCGCTGGCCACCCTGGATCGCCCCGCGATCGGCTACGGCATCCGGTACGAATACGGGATTTTCGATCAGGAGATCCGCGACGGGTGGCAGGTCGAGAAGACCGACAACTGGCTCGACAACGGAAATCCTTGGGAAATCGCCAAACCCGACCTCAACTTCATCGTCGGATGGGGTGGCCACACCGAGCAGTACCTGGATGAGGACGGGAACTTCCGGGCACGCTGGGTCCCGCAGCGCTTCCTCAAGGGCATCCCGTACGACACCCCCATCCAGGGCTACGGCGTGAACACCTGCAACACGCTGACGCTGTGGAGCGCCCGCGCGGTGCAGTCCTTCGAGTTGGACGCCTTCAACGCCGGAGACTACTACAAGGCCGTCGAGGACGAGGTGTCCTCCGAAACCGTCACCAAGGTGCTCTACCCCAATGACGAACCCGAGGCCGGTAAGCGGTTGCGGCTGCTGCAGCAGCACTTCTTCGTTTCCTGCTCGCTGCAGCGCGTGCTGCACATCCTGGAGGATGTGGCCGAGCGTCCGGTCAACGAGCTCGCCGAGCAGTTCGCCCTGCAGCTCAACGACACTCACCCGTCTATCGGTGTGGCGGAGTTGATGCGGCTGCTGGTCGACGAGCGCGGCCTGGGCTGGGACGAGGCCTGGGAGATCACGGTGGCGGCCTTCGGGTACACCAACCACACCCTGCTGCCCGAGGCGCTGGAGACGTGGCCGCTGGGACTGTTCGCCGAATCACTGCCCCGGCACCTGGAGATCATCTACGAGATCAACCGCCGGTTCCTGGACGAGGTCCGCTCCCGCTTCCCCGGTGATGACGCCCGGGTGCGCCGCATGTCGCTCATCGGCGAGGAGGGCGGCAAGAGTGTGCGGATGGCGCACCTCGCCACCGTCGGCAGTCACGCCATCAACGGTGTGGCCGCACTGCATTCAGAACTGCTCAAGGAGAGCGTGCTCAAGGACTTCTACGAGCTGTGGCCGCAGCGGTTCAGTAACAAGACCAACGGGGTGACGCCGCGCCGGTTCCTGGCGCTGGCCAACCCGGGGCTGCGTGAGCTGCTCGACGACGCCATCGGTGAGGGCTGGATCGCGGATCTCGACCGGCTGCGCGAGCTGGAACCGTACGCCGAGGACTCGTCGTTCCGGATGCAGTGGCGAGAGGTCAAGCGCCTCAACAAGGCCCGGCTCGCCGAGTACGTGCTGGCGACCACCGGGGTGGATCTGGATCCCAACTGGATGTTCGACATCCAGGTCAAGCGAATCCACGAGTACAAGCGTCAGCACCTCAACGTGCTGCACATCGTGACGCTGTACCAACGGCTCAAGCAGAACCCGGATCTGCGGATCGCGCCGCGCGCCTTCATCTTCGGCGGCAAGGCCGCACCGGGGTACTTCATGGCCAAGCGAATCATCAAGCTCATCAACGCGGTGGCCGAGACCGTCAACAACGACCCGCACGTCAGCCAGTACCTCAAGGTGGCGTTCCTGCCGAACTTCAGCGTCAAGAGCGCGCACCTGATCTATCCGGCGGCCGATCTCTCGGAGCAGATTTCAACGGCGGGCAAGGAAGCCTCGGGCACCGGGAACATGAAGTTCATGCTCAATGGGGCGCTGACCATCGGCACGCTCGACGGCGCCAACGTCGAGATGCGCGAAGAAGCCGGAGCCGAGAACTTCTTCCTCTTCGGGCTGACCGTGGACGAGGTGCAGCGCCTGGTGCACGAGGGGTACCGGCCCGAGGACTTCGTCGAGCTGAACGATGAGCTCCGCGCCGTGCTGGATCTGATTGCCAGCGGCCACTTCTCGGGTGGAGATCCGTCGGTGTTCGCGCCGATCGTGGACTCGCTGCGTAGCCATGACCCGTTCCTGGTGCTGGCCGACTATTCCTCGTACATCGAATGCCAGCAGCGGGTGTCCGAGGCCTGGCACGACGTGACGGCGTGGACGCGGATGTCGATCCTCAACACCGCACGCGGTGGCAAGTTCTCCTCGGACCGAGCCATCGCCGAATACTGCGAGCAGATCTGGGGTGTGCAGCCGGTCACCGTGCAGGTGTAG